One Paenarthrobacter aurescens TC1 DNA window includes the following coding sequences:
- a CDS encoding putative regulatory protein, araC family signature — protein sequence MSTLIIWIGLSLVVSVVFVRRMHVVLAAVIVVRILVPGVVQNEIMPGLHPSTYLFLCFVLVQLAFAPSIFGRVIRSAGVWPQAILGGIAAVMMTDVGNPGSAGLLDTTMFVLGIVWAPYYVFVFMRYSLRSIPGAGIVFLVTFTLLALVEAALSQLQVATGRTIVWESDFSKITYLTGKLSELGSAIGTFGHGIQVGVFFAATIPLLSLIRSMLLRFTLAAVLLVTVPLAYGRMGLILTVIGFVFLVISGGRKVLRTVLFATVVSIALLASIQGIAGEKLLQKFEDDNGSAALRVAAFDWFWEHTGEFLVGGYPGSRDLKGEGTLGSSLENGYFMMALMFGILVVAAFFIFMVYLLLSQIDIKERESWPGVASAALITIAINGYSSIGGNSIDIHLFWFVLAMASYRSSRRNPRVKGDPSGDLLTRHLAPDDSPTFPPRRVLTR from the coding sequence TTGAGCACGCTGATCATCTGGATAGGACTCAGCCTGGTCGTCAGCGTCGTCTTTGTTCGCCGCATGCATGTGGTTTTGGCTGCCGTCATCGTGGTGAGAATCTTGGTTCCCGGTGTGGTTCAGAACGAAATCATGCCCGGGCTTCATCCGTCGACATACCTGTTTCTCTGCTTTGTCCTCGTTCAGCTGGCATTTGCTCCAAGCATCTTCGGTCGGGTGATCCGTTCTGCCGGCGTTTGGCCTCAAGCAATTCTTGGTGGGATCGCCGCAGTCATGATGACCGACGTCGGAAACCCGGGCAGCGCAGGATTGTTGGATACAACCATGTTCGTCCTTGGCATCGTGTGGGCGCCATATTACGTCTTTGTGTTTATGCGATATTCACTTCGCTCAATACCGGGAGCAGGAATAGTCTTCCTGGTGACATTTACGCTTCTGGCACTCGTGGAAGCAGCGCTATCGCAATTGCAAGTGGCTACGGGCCGGACAATCGTATGGGAAAGCGATTTTTCGAAAATCACCTATCTGACCGGCAAGCTCTCCGAGCTTGGTTCCGCCATTGGCACCTTTGGGCACGGCATCCAAGTTGGTGTCTTTTTTGCCGCCACCATACCCCTTCTTTCCCTGATCAGATCAATGCTCCTGCGCTTCACGCTGGCGGCAGTCCTCCTGGTGACTGTGCCGCTTGCCTATGGCCGCATGGGCCTCATTCTCACCGTCATCGGGTTCGTCTTCCTTGTCATCAGTGGAGGCCGCAAGGTACTACGAACCGTTCTTTTTGCCACGGTCGTATCCATAGCACTTTTGGCCAGTATCCAAGGAATAGCCGGTGAGAAACTCCTACAAAAGTTCGAAGACGACAACGGCTCCGCGGCTCTGAGAGTGGCCGCTTTCGACTGGTTTTGGGAACACACAGGAGAGTTCCTCGTCGGTGGCTATCCGGGAAGTCGGGACCTCAAGGGAGAAGGCACCTTGGGTTCCAGCCTGGAGAACGGCTACTTCATGATGGCTCTCATGTTTGGAATTCTTGTTGTAGCAGCGTTCTTCATCTTCATGGTTTACCTCCTTCTTAGCCAGATAGACATCAAGGAAAGGGAAAGCTGGCCGGGAGTTGCTTCTGCTGCCCTCATCACTATTGCAATAAATGGTTACAGCTCCATTGGCGGCAACTCCATCGACATCCACCTCTTCTGGTTTGTACTCGCCATGGCGAGCTATCGTTCCTCCCGCCGCAATCCTCGTGTGAAGGGCGATCCCTCCGGAGACTTATTAACTCGTCATCTGGCCCCGGACGATTCACCTACCTTTCCTCCACGGCGGGTACTCACTAGATGA
- a CDS encoding hypothetical protein (identified by Glimmer2; putative) — translation MAPLHFLLAAMSSPVQATSAGEVFRINESIPLSAALISHVAAECNIRVLLIKGPAATLVGARPERPSLDLDVLLQRSDLNTLLDALELRGWEARIREVSEAFPDHSTTLINPGWPSDIDVHWRFPGFYEDESEVFERLWSARQSIELGGRTAWTLSRNDGLLVTLLHALRSPAKGVLHEDVSFCLREITASPREHYDRAFELGALGPLGPVFAMLPETRSLDLGEPPLDWVLRTTAQRSATLRLFHLIEIPWSRKPAALWQALVPSRESISWHDLELRDTNYWQQTSFRFRRLWRSLTEGVQTLKEVREIRARIHK, via the coding sequence GTGGCGCCGCTTCACTTTCTCCTGGCGGCCATGAGCTCGCCGGTTCAGGCAACATCCGCGGGTGAAGTTTTCAGGATCAACGAATCGATCCCACTATCTGCTGCGCTGATCTCCCATGTCGCGGCGGAGTGCAACATCCGGGTGCTGCTCATCAAAGGTCCAGCGGCGACCCTCGTCGGTGCCCGTCCCGAACGACCATCGCTCGACCTTGACGTCCTCCTCCAGCGCTCGGACTTGAACACTCTGCTGGATGCACTTGAGCTACGGGGGTGGGAGGCGAGAATCCGTGAAGTCTCGGAAGCGTTCCCGGATCACTCGACGACTCTTATCAACCCTGGGTGGCCCTCCGACATCGACGTTCACTGGAGGTTTCCGGGATTCTACGAGGATGAGTCCGAGGTCTTCGAACGCCTATGGTCAGCCAGGCAAAGCATCGAGCTCGGCGGCCGCACCGCATGGACTCTTTCGCGCAACGACGGCCTTCTCGTCACGCTCTTGCATGCATTGCGAAGTCCGGCCAAGGGTGTCCTCCATGAAGATGTCTCATTCTGCCTTCGGGAGATAACGGCATCCCCGCGGGAGCACTATGACAGGGCGTTCGAGCTGGGGGCGTTAGGCCCATTGGGGCCGGTGTTTGCGATGTTGCCGGAGACGCGGTCACTTGATCTCGGTGAGCCGCCCCTTGATTGGGTTCTGCGGACGACGGCGCAAAGGTCCGCCACGCTCCGCCTCTTCCATCTCATCGAGATCCCATGGTCCAGGAAGCCGGCAGCGCTGTGGCAAGCCTTGGTTCCCTCGAGGGAGTCGATCAGTTGGCATGACCTGGAACTTCGCGACACGAATTACTGGCAGCAAACCTCGTTCAGGTTCCGTCGACTATGGCGGAGCTTGACCGAAGGAGTCCAAACCCTGAAGGAAGTACGAGAAATCCGTGCCCGCATCCACAAATAA
- a CDS encoding UDP-glucose 6-dehydrogenase (identified by match to protein family HMM PF00984; match to protein family HMM PF03720; match to protein family HMM PF03721; match to protein family HMM TIGR03026): protein MRITVIGTGYLGVTHAACMAELGFEVLGLDIDPVRVASLSEGLLPFHEPGLPELLRKHVKSGRLRFTTSYQEVGAWGDVHFIGVGTPQRAGEGAADMSFVDAATISLARNITKDSLIVGKSTVPVGTTRRLKTLVRDNKRPGVSVNLAWNPEFLREGFAVVDTLTPDRLVVGVESPEDEAILRKVYAKALADGVPLITTDFETAELVKVAANAFLATKISFINAFSEVTEAVGGDIRTLADAIGLDVRIGRRFLNAGIGFGGGCLPKDIRALQARAAELGLDRSMRFLDEMDQINLRRRERAVDLARVMLGSLSQSRIAILGVTFKPNSDDVRDSPALDIANKLFDEGAEVTVYDPAGNVNASRRSPQHHYVTSMGDAVKNADLILLLTEWDEFKTLTPEGLAAQTGTRKIIDGRNILEARVWEDSGWSLGSIGRRYSATQVTEGPHREQLQLSSGPSA, encoded by the coding sequence ATGCGTATTACCGTCATCGGCACCGGCTACTTAGGTGTCACCCACGCCGCCTGCATGGCCGAACTCGGCTTTGAGGTGCTGGGACTAGATATAGACCCTGTGAGGGTTGCATCGCTCTCAGAAGGACTGCTGCCGTTCCACGAGCCCGGCCTGCCCGAACTCCTTCGAAAGCATGTGAAGAGCGGTCGCCTTCGCTTCACCACTTCTTACCAAGAAGTTGGAGCTTGGGGGGATGTGCACTTCATCGGCGTGGGAACTCCCCAGCGGGCCGGAGAAGGTGCTGCCGATATGTCGTTTGTAGATGCAGCCACCATTTCTTTGGCCCGCAACATCACCAAGGATTCCCTCATTGTCGGGAAGTCGACGGTTCCGGTGGGAACCACCAGGCGTCTGAAAACCCTTGTTCGTGACAACAAACGGCCCGGCGTCTCAGTGAACCTTGCTTGGAACCCTGAGTTCCTTAGGGAAGGGTTCGCCGTAGTGGACACCTTGACTCCCGACCGTCTGGTTGTTGGTGTGGAGTCGCCTGAGGACGAGGCAATCCTGCGAAAGGTCTATGCGAAGGCACTCGCAGATGGCGTGCCCCTGATTACTACGGACTTCGAGACCGCGGAACTGGTCAAGGTCGCCGCAAATGCCTTCCTTGCCACAAAAATCTCGTTCATCAACGCCTTCTCAGAGGTAACGGAGGCCGTTGGGGGAGACATCCGCACGCTGGCGGATGCCATCGGCCTCGATGTGCGAATTGGACGCCGCTTCCTGAATGCGGGCATCGGGTTCGGTGGTGGGTGTCTGCCCAAGGACATCCGGGCCCTCCAGGCACGCGCGGCTGAGCTTGGCTTGGATCGCAGCATGCGATTCCTCGACGAGATGGACCAGATCAATCTGAGGCGTCGAGAGCGCGCCGTCGACTTGGCCCGCGTGATGCTTGGTTCACTTTCGCAAAGCAGGATCGCCATTCTTGGTGTTACGTTCAAGCCCAACAGTGACGACGTCCGAGACTCACCGGCGCTCGACATCGCCAACAAGCTGTTTGACGAAGGGGCCGAGGTAACGGTCTACGACCCGGCTGGCAACGTTAACGCCTCCAGACGATCGCCACAACATCACTACGTGACATCCATGGGGGATGCCGTAAAGAATGCAGACCTTATTCTTCTTCTCACCGAGTGGGATGAGTTCAAAACCCTGACGCCGGAAGGTCTTGCAGCGCAAACGGGAACACGGAAGATCATCGATGGGCGGAACATACTGGAGGCCCGCGTGTGGGAAGACTCAGGATGGTCCCTTGGCTCGATCGGCCGGCGCTACTCTGCAACTCAGGTGACCGAGGGGCCGCACAGGGAGCAACTTCAGTTGAGTTCCGGCCCTTCCGCTTAG
- a CDS encoding putative glycosyl transferase, group 1 family protein (identified by match to protein family HMM PF00534) has translation MKALIVGLNYAPEPSGNAPYTSKLSQGLAGRGVVVKVLTGYPHYPEWKIADGYKGFSMEESLGGVPVKRLRSTVPRRPNGLGRFIMEITFGVRSMLERWERPDVVLVVSPALFSAAFAILRARIFRIPVGIWVQDLYSKGIEETGHARSPLASVMKRMESAILSAADGVSVIHERFRDHVVNDLGVPAHRVRVIRNWTHVQHHHSFDRSAARKRLGWAPTDFVALHAGNMGVKQGLENLIDTAHLAGRSGSDVRVVLLGNGNQRRILESKGAGIDRLQFLEPLPDRDYSEALRSADVLLVNERPGVREMSVPSKLTSYFVTGLPIIAATEEDSATAHELSAAGAGIRADSGSPGDLVAAIERLREDPDSAKDFGVAGQQYSERVLTEEVAVESYLDWLGGLASRKHSR, from the coding sequence ATGAAAGCACTGATTGTTGGCCTGAATTATGCCCCGGAACCCAGCGGAAACGCTCCGTACACGAGCAAACTCTCGCAAGGGCTGGCGGGCCGCGGGGTCGTTGTCAAAGTTCTGACCGGATACCCCCACTATCCGGAATGGAAGATCGCGGACGGCTACAAGGGCTTTTCCATGGAGGAGAGTCTTGGCGGCGTGCCCGTCAAACGACTACGCTCGACGGTCCCACGACGGCCCAACGGACTCGGTCGTTTCATCATGGAGATCACCTTCGGGGTCCGCTCAATGCTTGAGCGTTGGGAACGACCCGATGTGGTTCTCGTTGTTAGTCCAGCCCTGTTCTCGGCGGCGTTCGCCATTCTGCGAGCACGTATTTTCCGCATCCCGGTAGGAATCTGGGTTCAGGACCTGTACAGCAAAGGAATCGAGGAAACGGGCCATGCACGTTCCCCGCTAGCTTCAGTCATGAAGCGCATGGAATCCGCGATCCTAAGTGCCGCGGACGGAGTAAGCGTGATTCACGAACGTTTCCGCGACCACGTTGTCAATGACCTCGGGGTGCCCGCACACCGTGTCCGTGTGATTCGAAATTGGACCCACGTTCAACACCACCACTCTTTCGACAGATCGGCGGCTCGCAAACGGCTTGGCTGGGCCCCCACTGATTTCGTTGCGCTCCATGCGGGCAATATGGGGGTCAAACAGGGGCTGGAGAACCTGATTGATACCGCGCACCTGGCAGGGCGTAGCGGAAGCGATGTTCGTGTCGTCCTGCTGGGCAATGGCAACCAGCGGCGCATCCTCGAATCCAAGGGGGCGGGTATCGACAGGCTGCAGTTCCTGGAGCCGCTTCCGGACCGAGACTACTCAGAGGCGCTCCGATCGGCCGATGTTCTGCTCGTCAACGAGCGTCCAGGTGTAAGAGAAATGTCGGTGCCGAGCAAGCTGACAAGTTACTTCGTGACAGGTCTTCCGATCATTGCCGCCACGGAGGAAGACAGTGCGACAGCACACGAATTGTCTGCAGCAGGGGCCGGGATCCGTGCAGACTCCGGATCGCCAGGGGACCTGGTGGCCGCCATTGAGCGTCTCCGCGAGGACCCTGATTCTGCCAAGGACTTCGGAGTAGCCGGCCAGCAGTACAGCGAGCGAGTTCTTACCGAAGAGGTGGCAGTCGAGAGCTACCTCGACTGGTTGGGCGGTCTGGCGTCACGGAAGCACTCGCGCTGA
- a CDS encoding GDP-fucose synthetase (identified by match to protein family HMM PF01370; match to protein family HMM PF04321), with translation MTAFTPGRLDRSSPFYVAGHGGLVGSALWRKLTAEGFTKMVGRTSKELDLRNRAAVFAFFERERPRYVALAAAKVGGILANKTYPVDFLSDNVQIQVNVMDAAHRYGVERLLFLGSSCIYPKLAPQPLKEEYLLTGPLEETNEAYAIAKISGIMQVQAVRQQYGLPWISAMPTNLYGPGDNFSAQGSHVLPALIRRFDEARIREEASVTNWGTGAPRREFLHVDDLADACLHLLENYDGPEHVNVGVGEDLTIKELAGLVAATVGYKGAIEWDATKPDGTPRKLMDVRKLESLGWTARISLKEGIESTYAWFEDNRNGVRD, from the coding sequence ATGACGGCCTTCACCCCCGGACGGCTTGATCGATCTTCCCCGTTCTATGTTGCAGGGCATGGCGGTTTGGTGGGTTCCGCCCTTTGGCGGAAACTCACGGCGGAAGGTTTTACGAAGATGGTGGGGCGAACATCCAAGGAACTGGATCTCAGGAACCGCGCCGCTGTGTTCGCCTTCTTCGAAAGGGAGAGGCCTCGGTACGTGGCGCTGGCCGCAGCCAAGGTTGGTGGCATCCTTGCGAACAAGACGTACCCGGTGGATTTCCTTAGCGACAATGTTCAAATCCAAGTGAATGTCATGGATGCTGCCCATAGATATGGGGTGGAACGGCTGCTGTTCTTGGGCTCATCCTGCATCTACCCCAAGCTGGCACCCCAGCCCCTCAAGGAGGAGTACCTTCTAACAGGGCCGTTGGAGGAGACTAACGAGGCTTATGCAATTGCCAAAATCTCGGGAATCATGCAGGTGCAAGCCGTCCGCCAGCAGTACGGCTTACCTTGGATTTCAGCTATGCCGACCAACCTGTATGGCCCCGGCGATAACTTTTCGGCACAAGGCTCCCATGTTTTGCCGGCCCTCATCCGCCGCTTTGATGAAGCCCGGATTCGGGAGGAAGCCTCGGTAACCAACTGGGGAACGGGTGCACCCCGCCGCGAATTCCTTCACGTGGACGACTTGGCAGATGCTTGCCTGCATCTGTTGGAAAACTACGATGGCCCGGAACACGTGAACGTTGGCGTGGGTGAGGACTTGACCATCAAAGAGCTCGCTGGTCTGGTTGCCGCCACCGTCGGCTATAAGGGTGCAATCGAGTGGGACGCGACAAAACCTGATGGTACACCCCGCAAGCTCATGGATGTGCGAAAGCTTGAGTCTCTCGGATGGACCGCCCGCATTTCCTTGAAGGAAGGGATCGAGTCCACGTACGCCTGGTTCGAGGACAACCGGAACGGCGTCAGGGACTAG
- a CDS encoding putative integral membrane protein has translation MSPKTGTNVDQKPSHGSRIFYAVAGTAVTPLISLATAPILAQTLGVEGRGTLAAGMAPMLFAVAVGALGMPEALTFYVARQARGARRAVRRAFGILTLLGAVAAALVALSAPILADGNTEVEQLIMLTAILTIPTFWASIPNSILAGTHAWKRSALMDFALSALRLILLSALAMSGLLVPLTATVVMLGIPLLKGLLTVPYLIEYRRGYRNATAKRVRLFSYGSRLWVGSLAGVVLLRLDQLLMIPLAGPAQLGLYAVAVSLGEVPAVLAGAVRNVVFSSDAGSSQDREHTDRLQQTARLTSAAAGLASIGIGVLLPWAIPVLFGASFGAAVAVTWVILAGVTLGTAGSVAGAGLSARGRPGLRSWGMVIGAIANTAVLLMAVPTLGAMGAALSTLVGNVVAGTMNVVWLRAHFGMGIRGFYGLRSRDIQLVLKTLVRQTGKKKVHAFSN, from the coding sequence ATGAGCCCTAAGACGGGCACGAACGTTGATCAAAAGCCAAGCCACGGCAGCAGAATCTTCTATGCAGTGGCGGGCACGGCGGTGACTCCTCTCATTTCATTGGCAACGGCTCCCATCCTGGCCCAAACACTCGGTGTTGAAGGACGCGGAACTCTTGCTGCCGGCATGGCTCCAATGCTCTTCGCCGTCGCCGTCGGAGCGCTGGGCATGCCGGAGGCACTGACGTTTTATGTTGCACGGCAGGCAAGAGGCGCCCGCAGGGCTGTACGGCGGGCGTTTGGCATCTTGACGTTGCTGGGTGCCGTCGCAGCGGCACTCGTAGCGCTGAGTGCCCCGATCCTCGCTGATGGCAATACCGAAGTCGAGCAGCTCATCATGCTGACGGCGATACTGACTATTCCCACGTTCTGGGCTTCCATTCCGAACAGCATCCTGGCCGGGACGCATGCTTGGAAGCGATCAGCCCTGATGGATTTCGCTCTCTCCGCATTGCGGCTGATTCTCTTGTCCGCCCTGGCCATGTCGGGTCTTTTGGTCCCCTTGACAGCAACAGTTGTCATGCTGGGGATTCCCTTGCTGAAGGGTCTCCTCACTGTGCCGTACCTCATCGAATACCGGCGAGGATACCGGAATGCCACCGCGAAGAGAGTCCGTCTGTTCAGTTACGGGAGTCGGCTTTGGGTCGGCTCGTTGGCCGGCGTTGTGCTTTTGCGGCTCGACCAACTGTTGATGATTCCACTTGCGGGCCCGGCGCAGTTGGGACTTTATGCCGTTGCAGTCAGCTTGGGAGAGGTCCCCGCTGTGCTGGCCGGGGCGGTTCGCAACGTCGTATTTTCCTCGGACGCGGGAAGCTCCCAGGATCGCGAGCACACGGACCGTCTCCAACAGACGGCTCGTCTGACCTCAGCGGCGGCAGGCTTGGCGAGTATCGGCATCGGTGTCCTTCTGCCTTGGGCAATCCCGGTGCTTTTTGGCGCATCGTTTGGTGCCGCCGTCGCCGTCACTTGGGTAATCCTTGCGGGAGTCACCCTTGGTACCGCCGGTTCAGTAGCAGGCGCCGGATTGAGCGCTCGGGGGCGCCCGGGCCTCCGGAGCTGGGGAATGGTCATCGGGGCTATAGCCAATACGGCGGTCCTCTTGATGGCGGTACCCACGCTGGGTGCCATGGGAGCCGCCCTGTCCACTCTGGTGGGAAATGTTGTGGCCGGAACCATGAACGTCGTATGGCTGCGCGCACACTTCGGAATGGGTATTCGAGGCTTCTACGGGCTTAGATCCAGGGACATTCAGCTGGTCCTGAAGACGCTAGTAAGACAGACAGGAAAGAAGAAAGTACATGCCTTTTCCAACTAG
- a CDS encoding hypothetical protein (identified by Glimmer2; putative), with protein sequence METTTRALACSPSRTGHAQALEHQQVAQRLVHHTGREIPVEPHLRVNEKGRRIALIAGIVLGHVVTLFGPLLLGRWPVVPL encoded by the coding sequence ATGGAGACCACGACGAGGGCGCTGGCATGTTCACCATCACGTACAGGCCATGCCCAAGCCTTGGAACACCAACAGGTGGCTCAACGCTTGGTTCATCACACAGGACGAGAAATTCCGGTTGAGCCACATCTCAGGGTCAACGAAAAGGGACGACGGATCGCACTGATTGCGGGCATCGTCTTGGGACACGTTGTCACCCTTTTTGGGCCGTTGCTGCTTGGCCGATGGCCAGTGGTCCCCCTGTGA
- a CDS encoding acetyltransferase-like protein (identified by similarity to SP:P0ACD3): MSRLDLAGFTGAGYDKGRGLLWQAAWFTAQNLVFRAWWCPSSLRVRILRAFGASVGQGVKIRHGVNIHWPWKLTLGDNVWIGVDAWILNLEPVTIGSDCCISQGVLLCTGSHSFDSPTFEFDNAPIVIGDGSWIGARATVLRGVNVGDACLVGASALVVKDVPPGARLLASIGTSRPAQTAKAGGEPL, translated from the coding sequence ATGAGTCGGCTGGATCTTGCTGGGTTTACTGGCGCCGGCTACGACAAAGGACGAGGACTACTCTGGCAAGCCGCCTGGTTCACCGCTCAGAATCTGGTCTTCCGCGCCTGGTGGTGCCCATCATCACTGCGTGTGCGCATTCTCAGGGCCTTTGGTGCATCCGTCGGACAAGGCGTAAAGATCCGCCATGGAGTCAATATTCATTGGCCGTGGAAGCTAACCCTGGGTGACAACGTGTGGATCGGCGTCGATGCTTGGATCCTTAATCTTGAGCCGGTCACCATAGGTTCCGATTGCTGCATCTCGCAAGGCGTCCTTCTTTGCACGGGTAGCCACTCATTCGACTCCCCCACTTTCGAGTTCGATAACGCGCCAATTGTGATTGGTGACGGTAGTTGGATTGGTGCTCGCGCAACGGTGCTGCGGGGCGTGAACGTCGGCGATGCTTGCCTGGTGGGAGCTTCGGCTTTAGTGGTTAAGGACGTACCACCTGGGGCGCGTCTCCTGGCGTCCATAGGAACCAGCAGGCCTGCGCAGACGGCCAAAGCAGGCGGGGAGCCGCTTTGA
- the gmd gene encoding GDP-mannose 4,6-dehydratase (identified by match to protein family HMM PF01370; match to protein family HMM PF04321; match to protein family HMM TIGR01472), which translates to MAKKALITGITGQDGSYLAELLLSKGYEVHGLIRRSSTFNTSRIDHLYVDPHNSEARLFLHYGDLSDGTRLVTLLAEIRPDEVYNLGAQSHVRVSFDEPEHTGNTTGIGTTRLLEAVRMAGIETRFYQASSSEMFGATPPPQDEATPFYPRSPYGAAKVYSYWMTKNYREAYGMFAVNGILFNHESPRRGETFVTRKITRAVAAIKAGKQSELYMGNLQAVRDWGYAAEYVEGMWRMLQVDEPDDYVLATNEGYTVKDFLENAFEHVGLNWENYVRFDERYLRPTEVEALIGDYSKAKEKLDWEPTVKTPELARLMVDADIKALQHGGNPWIDTVDLQTWKVLAR; encoded by the coding sequence TTGGCCAAGAAAGCGCTAATCACAGGAATCACGGGGCAGGACGGCTCGTACCTCGCCGAACTTTTGCTCTCAAAAGGCTATGAGGTTCACGGTCTGATCCGTCGTTCCTCGACCTTTAATACGTCCCGCATCGATCACCTCTATGTGGACCCGCATAACAGCGAAGCGCGCCTTTTCCTCCACTATGGGGACCTTTCCGACGGCACCCGGCTGGTGACCTTGTTGGCTGAAATCCGCCCGGACGAAGTCTATAACCTGGGGGCCCAGTCGCACGTCCGGGTTTCTTTTGACGAACCGGAGCATACCGGCAACACGACTGGAATTGGCACTACCCGGCTTCTGGAAGCTGTGCGCATGGCCGGTATTGAGACCCGTTTCTACCAAGCATCCTCGTCCGAGATGTTCGGCGCTACCCCGCCGCCACAGGATGAGGCAACTCCCTTCTATCCCCGTTCTCCGTATGGGGCGGCCAAGGTCTACAGCTACTGGATGACCAAGAACTATCGGGAGGCCTACGGCATGTTTGCCGTCAACGGTATCCTGTTCAACCACGAATCGCCCCGCCGTGGCGAGACGTTCGTGACTCGCAAAATCACGCGTGCTGTCGCGGCCATAAAGGCGGGTAAACAGTCCGAGTTGTACATGGGGAACTTGCAGGCTGTCCGCGACTGGGGTTACGCGGCTGAGTACGTCGAGGGTATGTGGCGCATGCTTCAGGTGGATGAGCCTGATGATTATGTTCTGGCAACAAACGAGGGTTACACCGTCAAGGATTTTCTCGAGAACGCGTTTGAACACGTTGGTTTGAATTGGGAAAACTACGTCCGTTTTGACGAGCGTTACCTTCGGCCGACGGAGGTTGAAGCACTCATCGGTGATTACTCGAAGGCCAAGGAAAAGCTGGACTGGGAACCGACGGTCAAGACACCGGAACTGGCTCGCCTCATGGTGGATGCTGATATCAAAGCCTTGCAGCATGGGGGGAACCCTTGGATCGACACCGTTGATCTGCAGACTTGGAAGGTTCTTGCTCGATGA
- a CDS encoding putative transcriptional regulatory protein, translating to MPQILVLSRHRQFTALIQWATKSLPTVSPGQVAVVDGTLPELEENVVDLVRDSYKVLVYGGVLHSSRVLRLMDLGVRGYVPETATLPVLLSAIRNIAADRTHLPFDPASGRDYVPLTTAEEVAANAYFLDDEELPRIEVASRLGIADSTLRNQLASVRRKLGIPPQASRTAVSRRYRATVRHAAPSRQSV from the coding sequence TTGCCCCAAATACTAGTCCTCAGCCGGCATCGGCAATTCACTGCGCTTATCCAATGGGCTACAAAGTCGCTGCCCACCGTGTCCCCAGGTCAGGTGGCCGTGGTGGACGGGACGTTGCCAGAGCTTGAAGAGAACGTAGTTGACCTGGTCCGTGATAGCTATAAAGTGCTTGTCTACGGCGGGGTTCTCCACAGCTCCCGCGTCCTGCGCCTGATGGATCTCGGCGTGCGAGGCTATGTACCTGAAACAGCCACCCTTCCCGTTCTGCTATCCGCGATCAGGAACATTGCCGCGGACAGAACACACTTGCCGTTCGATCCTGCTTCCGGTCGAGATTACGTCCCCCTCACCACTGCTGAGGAAGTAGCGGCCAATGCCTATTTCCTGGATGACGAGGAACTGCCTCGGATTGAAGTGGCGAGCCGCCTGGGCATTGCTGACTCGACTCTACGGAACCAGCTGGCGTCGGTCCGCCGCAAGCTCGGAATTCCCCCACAGGCCAGTCGTACAGCGGTGAGCCGACGGTACCGCGCTACCGTGAGGCACGCGGCACCGTCGAGGCAATCGGTGTAG